In a single window of the Candidatus Paceibacterota bacterium genome:
- a CDS encoding transketolase — protein MAENKIKKYEKESRKARIKVLEMIYDAQTSHIGSNFSAIDLLTVIYDMAKVDKEMKKDRDKVVVSKGWVAASIYYFLAQKGIISKEDLEKYCKEDSQYIGLVEPNVRGIEASGGSMGFGLPFGTGFALAKKIKKEKGRVFVLMSEGEMQCGTTWESALIASFQKLDNLVIVIDCNKLQAMGKVKDVLNIEPLKEKWKAFNFEVKEIDGHDFKEIEKSLSSFKKGKPTVVIAKTTKGKGVSFMENDNQWHYRAPEKEEYEKALKELKKNG, from the coding sequence ATGGCAGAAAATAAAATAAAAAAATACGAAAAAGAATCAAGAAAGGCCCGCATCAAGGTTCTTGAAATGATCTATGATGCCCAAACAAGCCATATAGGTTCCAATTTTTCGGCGATAGACCTTCTTACTGTTATTTACGATATGGCCAAGGTAGATAAAGAGATGAAAAAAGATAGAGACAAAGTGGTTGTTTCAAAAGGATGGGTTGCCGCTTCAATTTATTATTTCTTAGCCCAAAAAGGAATTATTTCTAAAGAAGATTTAGAAAAATACTGCAAAGAGGACAGTCAATATATAGGTTTAGTGGAACCAAACGTAAGAGGGATAGAGGCAAGTGGCGGTTCAATGGGATTCGGGCTTCCCTTTGGAACAGGTTTTGCTCTTGCAAAGAAAATAAAAAAAGAAAAAGGAAGGGTTTTTGTCTTAATGTCAGAGGGAGAAATGCAGTGCGGAACCACCTGGGAATCTGCCCTTATTGCGTCTTTCCAAAAATTAGATAACCTTGTTATTGTTATTGATTGCAATAAATTGCAGGCGATGGGAAAAGTTAAAGATGTTTTAAACATTGAACCGCTGAAAGAAAAATGGAAGGCCTTTAATTTTGAAGTTAAAGAAATAGACGGCCATGATTTTAAAGAAATAGAAAAATCTCTTTCTTCTTTTAAAAAAGGGAAGCCGACTGTTGTCATTGCTAAAACAACAAAAGGCAAAGGAGTTTCATTTATGGAAAACGACAACCAGTGGCATTATCGCGCTCCTGAAAAAGAAGAATACGAAAAAGCTCTAAAAGAATTAAAAAAAAATGGCTAA
- a CDS encoding DegT/DnrJ/EryC1/StrS family aminotransferase → MKIKVRFANPQKQYQDHRDEFINSFDSVLSKGDVVMRKDLEEFENKIANFVKVKYAIGVNSGTSAIYLGLRAAGVKEKDEVITVAHTFIASISTSYLLSANPVLVDIGEDFNIDKRIIEKAITPKTKVILPVHLNGRLCDMEVIEDISKRKGLPIVEDAAQSLGGKFTMKNGEVKMAGSFGLAGCFSLYFAKGLGGWGNNGILTTNDTEVMEKVRLMRYNGEDRGKRHFYYHSHNLLMDNLQAALLNVKFKYFPEWLKRRREIAKMYDKGLSNVSEIKVPFFGDNRFFDVYTNYVIRAERREELKKYLEEQGVETLVSWPSPTYREPVFTDKKFSEGFPFPRLVSLKGESKELPETERACGEVLSLPMYPELKNEEVKYTIEKIKEFYKKND, encoded by the coding sequence ATGAAAATCAAGGTTCGTTTTGCAAATCCTCAGAAACAATACCAAGACCACAGAGACGAGTTTATAAACTCTTTTGACAGCGTTCTTTCAAAGGGCGATGTTGTTATGAGAAAAGACCTTGAGGAATTTGAAAACAAAATTGCAAATTTTGTCAAAGTAAAATATGCAATTGGGGTTAATTCCGGAACATCAGCTATTTACTTGGGATTGAGGGCAGCGGGAGTAAAAGAAAAAGACGAAGTTATTACAGTTGCTCATACTTTTATCGCCAGTATTTCTACTTCCTATTTACTTTCTGCAAATCCTGTTCTTGTTGATATTGGAGAGGATTTTAACATTGATAAAAGAATAATAGAGAAGGCCATAACTCCAAAGACGAAAGTGATTTTGCCGGTTCATTTAAACGGGCGTCTTTGCGATATGGAAGTTATTGAGGATATTAGCAAGAGGAAAGGATTGCCTATTGTAGAAGATGCGGCCCAGTCCCTCGGGGGCAAATTTACAATGAAAAACGGAGAGGTTAAAATGGCCGGATCTTTCGGCCTTGCTGGCTGTTTTAGCTTGTATTTTGCAAAAGGGCTTGGCGGATGGGGAAACAACGGTATTTTAACGACAAACGACACTGAAGTTATGGAAAAGGTTCGTCTTATGAGATACAATGGAGAAGACAGGGGAAAAAGGCATTTTTATTACCACAGCCATAATCTTTTAATGGATAATCTTCAGGCGGCTCTGCTTAATGTTAAATTCAAATATTTTCCAGAATGGCTAAAGAGAAGAAGAGAGATTGCCAAAATGTATGATAAGGGGCTTTCTAATGTCTCTGAAATTAAAGTTCCTTTTTTTGGCGATAATCGTTTCTTTGATGTTTATACAAATTACGTAATTCGGGCAGAGAGAAGGGAAGAATTAAAGAAATACTTAGAAGAGCAAGGAGTTGAAACTCTTGTTTCTTGGCCTTCTCCAACTTACAGAGAGCCCGTTTTTACGGATAAAAAATTCAGCGAAGGTTTTCCTTTTCCTCGCCTTGTTTCTTTAAAGGGAGAGAGCAAAGAGCTTCCTGAAACCGAAAGGGCTTGCGGAGAGGTTCTTTCTTTGCCGATGTATCCGGAACTTAAAAACGAAGAAGTAAAATATACAATAGAAAAAATAAAGGAATTTTATAAAAAGAATGATTAA
- a CDS encoding nucleoside-diphosphate sugar epimerase/dehydratase — MIKKTPFTRTLFFLFFDFILISFSVFFAFFLRFEGNVPYEYIEGGMIGEVVILSLLFCLPLFYLFKLYSFSWTFVSSMELKALLKATFLGFFFTGFSIFILQTFEGFPRSTLVISYLLIFIFCGAVRFSKRFYLETFKKNRGVKRKTLIVGAGEAGEQLLRGIIQNKESFYNPVGFVDDSVAKQGILIHGLKVFGKMEDIPKIVKKEAIEEMIVALSFDKTFAIKRAVELGRMSGIKKIKIVPPIEEIMKGEISVGNLKEVDMEDLLKRDIISLDLENIEKFIKNRRVFITGGAGSIGFELVCQIARLNPSLLLVLDQDETGIFNVSKELEKFSGFEKKCIVGDVKDKEKIESIFEEFKPEIVFHAAAYKHVGLMEEYPEEAIKNNIFGTKIIAEAAAKNNVEKFIMISTDKAVNPTSVMGMTKRFGEIICRMLNGNTKFISVRFGNVLGSRGSVIPLFKEQIKRGGPVEVTHPDMKRYFMATEEAVALVIQAAQMGEGGEVFVLDMGEPVKIYDLAKEMIRLSGFEPDKDIAIVFTKASPGEKLFEEILTEKEGTVATKNRKIFKANQEDAVDKEKLSLFLDKMKEGAQKEKIKILMEDFLNLN, encoded by the coding sequence ATGATTAAAAAAACCCCATTTACAAGAACTCTCTTTTTTCTTTTTTTTGATTTTATTTTGATCTCTTTTTCTGTTTTTTTCGCCTTTTTTCTTCGTTTTGAAGGAAATGTTCCTTATGAATATATAGAAGGAGGGATGATAGGAGAAGTTGTTATTCTTTCTCTTCTTTTTTGTCTGCCTCTTTTTTATCTCTTTAAGCTCTATTCTTTTTCTTGGACTTTTGTAAGCTCTATGGAACTGAAAGCTCTTTTGAAGGCTACCTTTTTGGGATTCTTTTTTACCGGATTTTCCATATTTATTCTCCAAACTTTTGAGGGCTTTCCCCGTTCAACCCTTGTAATTTCCTACCTTCTTATCTTTATCTTTTGCGGAGCTGTTCGCTTTAGCAAGAGATTTTATCTTGAGACCTTCAAAAAAAACCGAGGAGTAAAAAGAAAAACTCTTATTGTCGGAGCGGGAGAAGCGGGAGAGCAGCTTTTGCGCGGCATAATACAAAACAAGGAAAGTTTTTATAACCCTGTCGGTTTTGTTGATGATAGTGTCGCAAAACAAGGAATTCTTATTCATGGATTGAAGGTTTTTGGAAAAATGGAAGATATTCCAAAAATTGTAAAAAAGGAAGCAATTGAAGAAATGATTGTCGCTCTTTCTTTTGATAAAACATTTGCGATAAAAAGAGCGGTTGAGCTGGGAAGAATGTCGGGCATAAAAAAGATTAAAATAGTTCCTCCGATAGAGGAAATAATGAAAGGAGAGATATCGGTTGGAAATCTGAAGGAGGTTGATATGGAGGACCTTCTTAAAAGAGACATTATATCTCTTGACCTGGAAAATATTGAAAAGTTTATAAAAAACAGGAGGGTTTTTATTACCGGAGGAGCGGGATCTATCGGCTTTGAGCTTGTCTGTCAGATTGCAAGACTTAATCCTTCTTTGCTTTTAGTTTTAGACCAGGATGAAACGGGCATTTTTAATGTTTCAAAAGAACTTGAAAAATTCTCCGGATTTGAAAAGAAATGCATTGTCGGAGACGTAAAGGACAAAGAAAAAATTGAAAGCATTTTTGAAGAGTTTAAGCCGGAAATAGTTTTTCATGCTGCCGCCTACAAACATGTCGGGCTTATGGAGGAATATCCCGAAGAAGCAATTAAAAATAATATTTTCGGAACCAAAATTATTGCAGAAGCCGCGGCCAAAAACAATGTTGAAAAATTCATTATGATTTCAACTGACAAGGCGGTCAATCCTACTTCGGTAATGGGAATGACAAAAAGATTCGGGGAAATAATATGCAGAATGCTAAACGGCAATACAAAGTTTATTTCCGTCCGTTTTGGAAATGTCTTGGGCAGCAGAGGAAGCGTTATTCCCTTGTTTAAAGAGCAGATTAAAAGAGGAGGTCCGGTTGAGGTTACTCATCCTGATATGAAAAGATATTTTATGGCTACGGAAGAAGCGGTTGCTCTCGTAATCCAGGCGGCCCAAATGGGAGAAGGCGGAGAGGTTTTTGTTCTTGATATGGGAGAGCCGGTTAAAATTTACGACCTGGCAAAAGAAATGATACGCCTTTCCGGATTTGAACCTGATAAGGATATTGCGATTGTTTTTACAAAAGCGTCTCCCGGCGAAAAGCTTTTTGAAGAAATATTAACCGAAAAAGAGGGGACTGTTGCCACAAAAAACAGAAAAAT
- a CDS encoding pyridoxal phosphate-dependent aminotransferase, which translates to MKQRSAIGASGHKFRTKNISKRAQRIVISPIKEMSILADNFKEETGENVISFGQGIPYFDTPSYIKEGIKKSLDDLNTAKYTLEPGITELRELIAKNLQKEKGIKNILPKKEVMVTVGCQEAMACAIATVIDNGDEILIPSPGFASHIEQVLQFGGVPVFFPLNENKGWKIEKEKIEKKISKKTKAIIFSNPSNPTGSVLGKKEIEDLANIAIKHDLIIITDETYDFLVYDNTKHISLASVSKIKDRIILCGSFSKKYAMTGYRVGYAFSDQGIIDHMLKVHDALAICAPAISQKAAIFALSSSKDSISFFKDKLSENRDLMCKELDKLDFIFQYQKPKGAYYILVKYKIPKIDSFNLALKILKEAKVVVIPGAAFGPTCEKHIRFSFACSKEEIKEGFKRLNNWAKNIKI; encoded by the coding sequence ATGAAACAAAGATCGGCAATAGGCGCCTCCGGACATAAATTCAGGACAAAAAACATATCAAAAAGAGCCCAAAGAATTGTTATTTCTCCGATAAAAGAGATGTCTATTTTGGCTGATAATTTCAAAGAGGAAACGGGAGAAAACGTTATTTCTTTCGGCCAGGGGATTCCCTATTTTGATACCCCTTCCTATATAAAAGAAGGAATTAAAAAATCACTAGATGATCTTAATACCGCCAAATATACTCTTGAACCGGGGATAACAGAGCTTAGGGAGTTAATCGCAAAGAATCTTCAAAAGGAAAAAGGAATAAAGAATATTCTGCCAAAAAAAGAAGTAATGGTAACTGTCGGATGCCAGGAAGCAATGGCCTGCGCCATTGCTACCGTAATTGATAACGGAGACGAAATTCTTATTCCTTCTCCCGGATTTGCATCCCATATAGAACAAGTATTACAGTTTGGCGGAGTGCCTGTTTTTTTCCCTTTGAATGAAAATAAAGGATGGAAGATTGAAAAAGAAAAAATAGAAAAGAAAATAAGCAAAAAAACAAAAGCCATTATTTTTTCAAATCCTTCAAATCCGACAGGATCTGTTCTTGGTAAAAAAGAAATAGAGGATTTAGCAAATATCGCAATAAAGCACGATCTTATTATTATAACAGACGAGACATATGATTTTTTAGTTTACGACAATACAAAACATATTTCCTTGGCATCAGTTTCAAAAATTAAAGATAGAATAATTCTTTGCGGCAGTTTTTCAAAAAAATATGCAATGACCGGATATAGAGTGGGATATGCTTTTTCAGACCAGGGGATTATTGACCATATGTTAAAAGTTCATGACGCCCTTGCAATTTGCGCTCCGGCTATATCCCAAAAAGCGGCAATTTTCGCCCTTTCTTCTTCTAAAGATTCGATTTCTTTTTTCAAGGATAAATTATCAGAAAACAGGGATTTAATGTGCAAAGAATTAGATAAGCTTGATTTCATATTTCAATATCAAAAGCCAAAAGGAGCATATTATATCCTTGTAAAGTATAAGATTCCAAAGATTGATTCTTTTAACCTTGCTTTGAAGATTTTGAAAGAAGCGAAGGTGGTTGTCATTCCGGGAGCCGCTTTCGGGCCAACCTGTGAAAAGCATATCCGTTTTTCATTCGCTTGTTCAAAAGAAGAAATAAAAGAAGGATTTAAGCGGTTAAATAATTGGGCTAAAAATATTAAAATTTAA